One Methylocapsa sp. D3K7 DNA window includes the following coding sequences:
- the secG gene encoding preprotein translocase subunit SecG, with protein MQSVLIVVHLMIVIALVVTVLLQRSEGGAIGIGGGGGFMTGRGQANALTRATAILAALFFATSLGLTILARFTQGSEVTFQSFTPIEPGKGPAKEGEGKGSLLDQLQKMEDQASKPTLPSDMTLPGQNGPVAPQPGHSVLETKPAAPAGPALPVPVAPAAPLVPAAPSQAAPGAPAPASPVQKPARDYPLPWGK; from the coding sequence ATGCAATCGGTTCTGATCGTTGTTCACCTTATGATCGTCATCGCGCTTGTCGTGACGGTGTTGCTGCAGCGTTCCGAGGGGGGCGCCATCGGGATTGGCGGCGGCGGCGGCTTCATGACCGGGCGCGGCCAGGCGAATGCCTTGACCCGCGCGACCGCCATCTTGGCGGCTTTGTTTTTCGCGACCAGCCTGGGTCTGACGATTTTGGCGCGGTTCACCCAGGGTTCGGAAGTGACCTTCCAAAGCTTCACGCCCATCGAGCCTGGCAAGGGCCCGGCCAAAGAGGGCGAAGGCAAGGGAAGCTTGCTCGACCAATTGCAGAAAATGGAAGATCAGGCTTCGAAGCCTACCCTTCCGTCCGATATGACCTTGCCGGGCCAGAACGGACCTGTTGCACCGCAACCTGGCCATAGCGTGCTGGAAACGAAACCCGCCGCGCCCGCGGGTCCGGCTTTGCCGGTGCCCGTGGCGCCTGCCGCACCATTGGTTCCCGCTGCGCCAAGCCAAGCAGCGCCGGGCGCTCCGGCTCCAGCCTCCCCTGTACAGAAGCCGGCTCGCGACTATCCTCTGCCCTGGGGAAAATGA
- the tpiA gene encoding triose-phosphate isomerase, whose amino-acid sequence MTQRRPLVAGNWKMHGLRKNLSEVSAICAAVAEGIAGDAEVLICPPATLLIAAARICEGSKVALGGQHCHEEPSGPFTGDLSAEMLKDAGATYVILGHSERRSGHHEGNHSVHEKTLGALRAGLTAIVCVGETKSEREAGDALRLVGSQLIGSIPKSASSESLVIAYEPVWAIGTGLTPTPEDIAEMHHFIRVQVNDILPGQGAALRILYGGSVKPGNAAKLLLVKDVDGALVGGASLNSSEFMGIAGIYREFVRTT is encoded by the coding sequence ATGACCCAAAGGCGCCCGCTCGTCGCGGGAAACTGGAAAATGCACGGCTTGCGCAAGAACCTCAGCGAGGTCTCCGCAATATGCGCGGCGGTGGCCGAAGGAATCGCTGGGGATGCGGAAGTTTTGATTTGCCCTCCCGCGACCCTGCTTATAGCGGCGGCGCGGATTTGCGAGGGGTCCAAGGTCGCGCTTGGCGGCCAGCATTGTCACGAAGAGCCGAGCGGCCCGTTCACCGGCGATCTGTCCGCTGAAATGCTGAAAGACGCCGGCGCGACTTATGTGATCCTCGGCCACTCGGAACGGCGGTCCGGTCACCACGAAGGCAATCATAGCGTTCATGAGAAAACCCTCGGTGCGCTTCGGGCGGGCTTGACGGCGATCGTCTGCGTGGGCGAAACGAAAAGCGAACGTGAAGCGGGGGATGCCTTGCGTCTGGTTGGCTCCCAACTTATCGGTTCGATCCCCAAATCGGCGTCCTCGGAAAGCCTCGTGATCGCTTATGAGCCTGTTTGGGCCATCGGCACCGGTCTGACGCCAACGCCGGAGGACATCGCCGAGATGCACCATTTTATCCGCGTCCAGGTCAATGACATCCTCCCCGGCCAAGGCGCGGCGCTGCGCATTCTTTATGGCGGCTCCGTCAAACCCGGCAATGCCGCAAAATTGTTGCTCGTGAAAGACGTCGATGGCGCCCTGGTCGGCGGCGCCTCGCTCAACAGCAGCGAATTCATGGGGATTGCCGGGATTTATCGCGAATTTGTGCGGACCACATAG
- a CDS encoding CTP synthase, translated as MARFIFITGGVVSSLGKGLAAAALGALLQARGYSVRLRKLDPYLNVDPGTMSPYQHGEVFVTEDGAETDLDLGHYERFTGRPATREDNITTGRIYQEIITKERRGDYLGATVQVIPHVTNEIKAFVLGGTEGIDFVLVEIGGTVGDIEGLPFFEAIRQLGNELPRGHAIYVHLTLLPFIPSAGELKTKPTQHSVKELRSIGIQPHILLCRTDREIPREERRKIGLFCNVRESAVIEARDVGSIYEVPHAYHAAGLDQEVLAAFGIEPAPKPDMSRWNSVMERVSNPEGEVTIAIVGKYTGLKDAYKSLTEALCHGGMANRVNVKLDWIESEIFESSDPIPYLENVHGILVPGGFGQRGAEGKILAARFAREHNIPYFGICFGMQMAVIEAVRSLAGVPGANSSEFGPVKEPVVGLMTEWMRGNELETRAAEGDLGGTMRLGAYRAELLPGSKIAAIYGATCISERHRHRYEVNTAYREQLAERGLVFAGMSPDGLLPETIELSNHPWFIGVQFHPELKSRPFEPHPLFASFIAAAVEQSRLV; from the coding sequence ATGGCGCGGTTTATCTTCATCACCGGCGGCGTGGTGTCATCGCTTGGCAAAGGTCTGGCCGCGGCGGCGCTCGGGGCTTTGCTTCAGGCGCGCGGCTATAGCGTGCGGCTGCGCAAACTCGACCCCTACCTCAACGTCGATCCAGGGACCATGAGTCCCTATCAGCACGGCGAAGTCTTCGTCACCGAGGATGGCGCGGAGACCGATCTCGACCTTGGTCACTATGAACGGTTTACCGGCCGCCCCGCGACACGCGAAGACAACATCACCACCGGCAGGATCTATCAGGAGATCATCACCAAGGAACGCCGCGGCGATTATCTCGGAGCGACGGTTCAGGTCATTCCGCATGTGACCAACGAGATCAAAGCCTTCGTACTGGGCGGCACCGAGGGCATCGATTTCGTCTTGGTCGAGATCGGCGGCACGGTCGGCGACATCGAGGGCCTGCCTTTTTTCGAGGCGATCCGCCAGCTCGGCAATGAACTGCCGCGCGGGCACGCGATCTATGTGCATCTGACGCTTCTGCCGTTTATTCCTAGCGCCGGTGAACTCAAGACCAAGCCCACTCAGCATTCGGTCAAGGAGCTGCGTTCGATCGGCATCCAGCCGCACATCCTGCTCTGCCGGACCGATCGCGAAATCCCGCGCGAGGAACGCCGCAAGATCGGGCTCTTCTGCAATGTGCGGGAAAGCGCCGTCATCGAAGCCCGCGATGTCGGCTCGATCTATGAGGTGCCGCACGCCTACCACGCGGCGGGGCTCGACCAGGAGGTGTTGGCGGCGTTCGGGATAGAGCCCGCGCCAAAGCCCGACATGAGCCGCTGGAACTCGGTGATGGAACGCGTGTCGAACCCCGAGGGGGAGGTCACGATCGCCATCGTCGGCAAATATACGGGGCTCAAGGATGCCTACAAATCCCTGACCGAGGCCCTATGCCACGGCGGCATGGCCAATCGGGTCAACGTCAAGCTCGACTGGATCGAATCGGAAATTTTCGAAAGCAGCGATCCGATCCCCTACCTCGAAAATGTCCATGGCATTCTCGTTCCGGGCGGTTTTGGCCAGCGCGGCGCCGAAGGCAAGATCCTCGCCGCTCGGTTTGCGCGCGAACACAACATTCCCTATTTCGGCATCTGTTTCGGGATGCAGATGGCGGTGATCGAGGCCGTCCGCTCCTTGGCCGGCGTGCCAGGCGCCAATTCCAGCGAATTTGGGCCGGTGAAAGAGCCGGTCGTCGGTCTGATGACGGAATGGATGCGCGGCAATGAGCTGGAAACCCGTGCCGCCGAAGGCGATCTCGGAGGGACCATGCGGCTTGGCGCCTATCGCGCCGAATTGCTGCCGGGCTCGAAGATCGCCGCCATCTATGGCGCGACCTGCATATCCGAGCGCCACAGGCACCGTTACGAGGTCAACACCGCCTACCGCGAGCAACTGGCAGAAAGGGGCCTCGTGTTCGCCGGGATGTCGCCGGATGGCCTGTTGCCGGAGACGATCGAATTGTCCAATCACCCCTGGTTCATCGGCGTGCAATTCCACCCCGAACTGAAGTCGCGGCCATTCGAGCCGCACCCGCTGTTCGCCAGTTTCATCGCGGCGGCGGTCGAGCAGAGCCGGCTGGTGTGA